Proteins from one uncultured Anaeromusa sp. genomic window:
- a CDS encoding GHMP kinase, translating into MDEKTSPQYKNIPEQLAAGQTLEVRVPGSCGELTQGLVDEAYFLITCPIGSYSRAILRQTKAPTVLGGPKTQQAVAKTLLFLGEKQLPGELEICSQLPVGKGMSSSSADIGAACQAVALAFGRVLAPQEILTLATGVEPTDGVFCPGVAQIDHVTGAAFCSLGEPPAIMVSVWDQGGQVDTQRFNERQELHCFNRAKERVVRQAVQCIKRGMKEQEAFWLGHGAMLSARANQILLPKLELELLWSLALQQGAIGVNVAHSGTVLGVLWKGDVASETIETLQKRVEQELPQLSFLGSWPLVSGGSWYRCGKEGEEHDWVRCF; encoded by the coding sequence ATGGACGAAAAAACGTCCCCGCAGTATAAAAATATACCCGAACAGTTGGCAGCCGGGCAAACTTTGGAGGTGCGTGTTCCTGGGTCTTGCGGTGAATTGACGCAGGGCTTGGTGGATGAAGCTTACTTTCTGATCACCTGTCCGATCGGCAGTTATTCCCGGGCTATTTTGCGGCAAACTAAAGCGCCGACTGTTTTGGGCGGACCTAAAACGCAACAAGCAGTGGCTAAGACGCTGCTTTTCTTGGGAGAAAAGCAGCTTCCAGGAGAACTGGAGATTTGTTCGCAATTGCCAGTAGGGAAGGGCATGTCGTCTAGCAGCGCCGATATCGGTGCTGCCTGTCAAGCAGTGGCTCTTGCTTTCGGAAGAGTTCTTGCACCGCAAGAGATTTTGACGCTGGCGACCGGGGTGGAGCCTACGGATGGCGTGTTTTGTCCTGGTGTTGCGCAAATTGACCATGTGACGGGCGCTGCGTTTTGCAGCTTGGGGGAACCGCCGGCGATCATGGTCTCTGTCTGGGACCAAGGCGGCCAGGTGGATACGCAGCGTTTTAATGAGCGTCAGGAATTGCACTGCTTTAACCGAGCCAAGGAACGAGTGGTTCGTCAAGCAGTGCAATGCATAAAACGGGGTATGAAAGAACAGGAAGCGTTTTGGTTGGGCCATGGCGCTATGCTTAGCGCGCGGGCTAATCAGATTTTGCTGCCCAAGCTAGAGCTGGAGCTGCTCTGGTCGCTGGCCTTGCAACAAGGAGCGATTGGCGTCAATGTGGCTCATAGCGGTACGGTACTGGGGGTTTTGTGGAAAGGCGATGTAGCTTCAGAAACGATAGAAACCTTGCAGAAGCGGGTAGAACAGGAACTGCCGCAGCTTTCTTTTTTGGGAAGCTGGCCGCTGGTGTCCGGCGGCAGTTGGTATCGTTGTGGCAAGGAGGGGGAAGAGCATGACTGGGTTCGCTGCTTTTGA
- the cobD gene encoding threonine-phosphate decarboxylase CobD: MTGFAAFEHGGNIYAAAGELGLSPEAVLDFSANINPLGLPPGLKEQLASLLDGVVHYPEPEAAELRQALAASHGCASESVIVGNGAAELLYLLCYTRKPRRVLVTAPTFSEYEKAARAAGAEVAYLPLAATDGFALHWEQMQAALAATDMFFLCNPNNPTGTLLKREAVLRLAAEAARQQCFLLVDESFQDFLPEQKKYSILPDLPRMGDQAAVLRSLTKFYAIPGLRLGFMAGDAALIQELTAKKDTWNVNFLAQQAGLWALRCSDYQQESRAYVAQAKQALYAALAALPGVHAYEPAVNYILLDMKQTGLTSSQWRERLKRRGILVRDCANYVGLGDSHIRVAVRRQDENERLVAALTAELTK, encoded by the coding sequence ATGACTGGGTTCGCTGCTTTTGAGCATGGCGGCAATATTTACGCTGCTGCCGGTGAATTGGGGTTGTCGCCGGAAGCGGTACTGGATTTCAGCGCCAATATCAACCCCTTGGGCTTGCCGCCTGGCTTGAAGGAGCAGTTGGCTTCCCTTTTGGACGGGGTTGTGCATTATCCGGAACCGGAGGCGGCGGAGCTGCGACAGGCTTTGGCTGCAAGCCATGGCTGTGCTTCGGAAAGTGTGATTGTAGGGAATGGCGCAGCGGAACTGCTGTACTTGCTTTGCTATACGCGCAAACCAAGGCGTGTGCTGGTGACGGCGCCAACCTTTAGCGAATATGAAAAGGCGGCTCGCGCCGCTGGGGCGGAAGTTGCTTACTTGCCATTGGCTGCTACAGACGGATTTGCACTGCATTGGGAGCAAATGCAAGCCGCCTTGGCGGCAACGGATATGTTTTTTCTTTGTAATCCCAATAATCCCACAGGGACGCTGCTCAAGCGCGAAGCGGTGCTGCGTTTGGCGGCAGAAGCGGCCAGGCAGCAGTGCTTTTTGCTTGTGGATGAATCCTTTCAGGATTTTTTGCCGGAACAGAAAAAATACAGCATTTTGCCGGATTTGCCGAGAATGGGAGATCAGGCGGCGGTTTTGCGTTCTTTGACTAAATTTTACGCCATCCCGGGACTGCGGTTGGGTTTTATGGCAGGCGATGCGGCGCTGATCCAAGAATTGACGGCGAAAAAGGACACGTGGAATGTGAACTTTTTGGCGCAGCAGGCAGGCTTGTGGGCCCTTCGCTGCAGCGACTATCAGCAGGAAAGCCGCGCCTATGTAGCTCAGGCGAAGCAGGCGTTGTACGCAGCGTTAGCGGCGCTGCCGGGAGTGCATGCCTATGAACCGGCGGTAAATTATATTCTTTTAGATATGAAACAAACCGGTCTGACTTCCAGCCAATGGCGGGAGCGTTTGAAACGGCGGGGAATTTTGGTGAGGGACTGCGCCAATTACGTAGGCCTTGGCGACAGTCATATCCGAGTGGCTGTGCGTAGGCAAGACGAAAATGAGCGCCTAGTGGCGGCCTTGACGGCTGAATTGACAAAGTAA
- a CDS encoding histidine phosphatase family protein, protein MSKLILVRHGETTWNIEMRYQGQTDISLTANGIEQAGKVAQRLADEKIAAVYSSDLSRAFVTAAQIAAVHGLDVLTRQDLREISFGDWEGMTYDSLDLDGVGTGNRLFSHPAEIEIPGGETFFEVQQRMMEALRELAQRHEGQTVVIVSHGAAIRTVLCDVLGMDLNRLWAIRQSNTAVNILEVLPQKVLVSLVNDVHHLR, encoded by the coding sequence ATGAGTAAATTAATTTTGGTGCGTCATGGTGAAACGACGTGGAATATAGAGATGCGATATCAAGGGCAAACAGACATTTCTTTGACTGCGAACGGCATTGAGCAGGCGGGCAAAGTGGCGCAGCGGCTGGCGGATGAAAAGATAGCCGCCGTCTACAGCAGCGATTTGAGCAGGGCTTTTGTGACGGCAGCCCAGATTGCCGCCGTACATGGTTTGGATGTATTAACTCGCCAGGATTTGCGGGAAATTTCCTTTGGCGACTGGGAAGGTATGACCTATGATTCCCTTGATTTAGATGGCGTCGGTACGGGAAATCGGTTATTTTCGCATCCGGCGGAAATTGAAATTCCCGGCGGCGAGACCTTTTTTGAGGTGCAGCAGCGGATGATGGAGGCTTTGCGCGAACTAGCCCAGCGGCATGAAGGACAGACCGTGGTTATTGTGTCTCATGGCGCTGCGATTCGCACGGTGCTTTGCGATGTGTTAGGCATGGATTTGAACCGTCTTTGGGCTATACGGCAGAGCAATACGGCGGTAAATATTTTGGAAGTGCTGCCGCAAAAAGTCCTGGTTTCTCTTGTGAATGATGTGCACCATCTTCGCTGA
- a CDS encoding TIGR03960 family B12-binding radical SAM protein produces MSWSLKEALRQRREQEENTCAPPQAGGRGFALVYPNNYQVGMSNLGLHILYRLLNERGDLCCERAFLPEKKAWDEHIRTQTPLMTVESQRPLSAFALVGFALSFEMDYFHFLDMLQLGRIPQLAVERGEQDPFVLIGGPCATFNPEPLAPFVDAAIIGEGEEVLQELVDVYQDCRTKGKTRQELLLAWAHIPGVYVPAFYEANYEADGRVTAWRKMGKVPETISRRRVELLDDYPGETAVFAEDAEFGKLFLLEVARGCGRHCRFCMAGYCFRQPRPRSLSVLRQALLRAQQQGMKVGLMGAAVSDYPEIQALCHEFEAKGMRFSVASLRADSLDAVLVAGLAASGHRTLTLAPEAGSQRLRDVINKGIREEHLLEGVRLAAQAGIPNLRLYIMIGLPTEVDEDIDAIAEMALRVLACMEEAGSKGKLTLSVNPFIPKPFTPFQWLPMADKKVVQQRLRRLESLLKSQRRIEILSEPPREAYVQAVLARGDRRLAPVLAAAAAKGGWRRFTACLKDAGLDEESYLYRQRSIDERLPWAHLDMGFNKDYLWQEWQRAVKEAPTKGCFAGCRRCGICKEGREAW; encoded by the coding sequence ATGTCTTGGAGCTTAAAAGAAGCCTTGCGGCAGCGCCGCGAGCAGGAGGAAAATACCTGTGCGCCGCCGCAGGCAGGCGGCAGGGGTTTTGCCTTGGTCTATCCCAATAATTATCAAGTGGGCATGTCTAACTTAGGCCTGCATATTTTATATCGCCTGCTCAATGAACGGGGAGACCTGTGCTGCGAGCGGGCTTTTTTGCCGGAAAAAAAAGCCTGGGACGAGCATATTCGCACGCAGACGCCGCTGATGACCGTAGAGAGTCAGCGGCCGTTAAGCGCGTTCGCGCTGGTAGGGTTTGCGCTTTCTTTTGAAATGGATTATTTTCATTTTTTGGATATGCTGCAACTGGGGCGAATTCCACAATTGGCTGTGGAACGGGGCGAGCAGGATCCCTTTGTGTTGATTGGCGGCCCTTGCGCTACGTTCAATCCGGAACCGTTGGCGCCGTTTGTTGATGCGGCCATTATCGGCGAAGGCGAAGAAGTCTTGCAGGAGCTGGTGGACGTGTACCAGGACTGCCGTACCAAAGGTAAAACGCGCCAGGAGTTGCTGCTGGCGTGGGCGCACATTCCCGGTGTTTATGTGCCCGCCTTTTACGAAGCGAATTACGAGGCGGACGGACGAGTGACAGCGTGGCGGAAGATGGGGAAGGTTCCGGAGACCATTTCGCGGCGCAGAGTAGAACTCTTAGATGACTACCCGGGAGAAACGGCTGTTTTTGCGGAAGACGCGGAGTTCGGCAAGCTGTTTTTACTGGAAGTGGCCCGCGGCTGCGGACGGCACTGCCGTTTCTGCATGGCCGGGTACTGTTTTCGCCAGCCTCGGCCGCGGTCGCTGTCTGTACTGCGTCAAGCGCTTTTGCGGGCGCAGCAGCAGGGTATGAAAGTGGGCCTGATGGGGGCGGCTGTTTCCGATTATCCGGAGATTCAAGCCTTGTGCCATGAATTTGAAGCCAAGGGGATGCGCTTTTCCGTAGCCTCCTTGAGAGCGGATTCATTGGATGCGGTATTGGTGGCCGGTTTGGCCGCCAGCGGACACCGGACGCTGACCTTAGCACCGGAAGCCGGCAGTCAGCGCTTGCGAGACGTCATCAACAAGGGGATTCGAGAAGAGCATCTTTTAGAAGGCGTGCGCCTGGCGGCGCAGGCAGGCATTCCCAATCTGCGCCTGTATATTATGATTGGCTTGCCGACGGAAGTCGATGAAGATATTGACGCTATTGCCGAGATGGCCTTGCGGGTGCTGGCGTGTATGGAAGAAGCGGGCTCCAAGGGCAAGCTGACTCTTAGTGTCAATCCCTTTATACCTAAGCCGTTTACTCCCTTTCAGTGGCTGCCTATGGCGGATAAAAAGGTAGTTCAGCAGCGGCTGCGCCGCTTGGAAAGCTTGCTTAAATCGCAACGACGTATAGAAATTCTCAGCGAGCCGCCGCGGGAAGCCTATGTGCAGGCTGTGTTGGCGCGGGGGGATCGCCGGTTGGCGCCGGTTTTGGCGGCTGCCGCAGCGAAGGGCGGCTGGCGGCGCTTTACCGCTTGCTTAAAAGACGCCGGCTTGGATGAGGAGAGTTATTTATATCGACAGCGATCCATAGACGAACGTCTTCCTTGGGCGCACTTGGATATGGGCTTTAACAAGGATTATTTATGGCAGGAATGGCAGCGCGCCGTCAAGGAAGCGCCCACCAAGGGATGCTTTGCAGGCTGCAGGCGCTGCGGAATCTGTAAGGAAGGCAGGGAAGCATGGTGA
- the pgeF gene encoding peptidoglycan editing factor PgeF → MVKDKEPFYIEKAGALTVGRFSLLQEAGLQHAMSTRLGGVSKAPWLSLNLGYHVGDCAEDVTANRKLFCKAVGAEASKVVALQQVHGNVVAVVDEGQCGQGAFAWDGALVGTDAVVTAAKGVPLLLLVADCVPVLLFDPVHRVLALAHAGWKGTVAGIAAASLQVMKERFGTKGEECLAALGPSIGPCCYPVGENVLQKLPANLPAGLLRSEKGEHRLDLRGFNAWLLSQAGIPLQRIADSGVCTCCQKDLFFSHRGDNGQSGRLGFLAWL, encoded by the coding sequence ATGGTGAAAGATAAAGAACCGTTTTATATAGAAAAGGCGGGAGCTTTGACAGTAGGACGCTTTTCGTTGCTCCAAGAGGCTGGCTTGCAGCATGCCATGTCCACTCGTCTTGGCGGTGTTAGCAAGGCGCCTTGGCTGTCTTTGAATTTGGGATATCATGTCGGCGATTGTGCGGAAGATGTTACTGCCAACCGTAAGCTCTTTTGCAAAGCCGTTGGCGCTGAGGCGTCCAAGGTAGTGGCGCTGCAGCAGGTTCACGGAAATGTAGTAGCCGTAGTGGACGAAGGTCAATGCGGCCAAGGCGCTTTTGCTTGGGACGGTGCGTTGGTTGGAACTGATGCAGTGGTGACCGCGGCCAAGGGTGTTCCGCTGCTCCTTTTAGTAGCGGATTGCGTGCCTGTACTGCTTTTTGATCCCGTGCACCGCGTGCTGGCGCTGGCTCATGCCGGATGGAAAGGCACGGTAGCCGGTATTGCTGCGGCCTCCTTGCAGGTTATGAAGGAGCGCTTTGGCACAAAAGGGGAAGAATGCTTGGCTGCCTTGGGACCGTCTATTGGGCCGTGCTGTTATCCTGTGGGCGAGAATGTGCTGCAGAAGCTGCCGGCTAATCTTCCCGCAGGACTGCTGCGCAGCGAAAAGGGCGAACATAGGCTTGATTTGCGAGGCTTTAACGCCTGGCTTCTTTCTCAAGCCGGCATACCGCTGCAACGGATCGCTGACTCCGGCGTGTGCACTTGTTGTCAAAAAGATCTGTTTTTTTCTCATCGCGGCGACAACGGACAAAGCGGACGATTAGGTTTTTTGGCGTGGTTGTAG
- a CDS encoding uracil-DNA glycosylase — MQEQGTNKINCNKCKYFYITWEKEFPYGCKAMGFKSKNMPNRVTREVSQRQCLSFEPKDEPR; from the coding sequence ATGCAGGAGCAGGGAACGAATAAAATCAACTGCAATAAATGCAAGTATTTCTATATCACTTGGGAAAAAGAATTTCCCTATGGTTGCAAGGCTATGGGCTTTAAAAGCAAGAATATGCCTAACAGGGTGACTAGGGAAGTTTCCCAGCGGCAATGCCTGTCCTTTGAGCCGAAAGACGAGCCGCGCTAA
- a CDS encoding hydrolase — protein sequence MSLQEEKERFISLAKTIDRPGLIQLLDYLETETDFYTAPASTAFHGAEEGGLLVHSLAVYDSLMTLRQAFSQELEQESACLCALFHDLCKANFYRKGFRNRKNETTGQWEKVEVYEIDDQLPLGHGEKSVMLLQKFIPLTEEEMLAIRWHMGGFDDTARSYAGGQSLSGAMKRYALVPALHMADMATCYFTGK from the coding sequence ATGTCCTTACAGGAAGAAAAAGAGCGGTTTATTTCATTGGCCAAGACGATTGATCGTCCAGGTCTGATTCAACTACTGGATTATTTGGAAACGGAAACAGATTTTTATACAGCTCCTGCGAGCACTGCCTTTCACGGAGCGGAGGAAGGTGGCCTTTTGGTGCATTCTCTGGCTGTATACGACAGCCTGATGACCTTGAGGCAGGCTTTTTCCCAGGAGTTGGAACAGGAATCTGCCTGTCTCTGCGCCTTGTTTCATGATTTATGCAAGGCGAATTTTTATCGAAAAGGCTTTCGGAATCGGAAGAACGAAACAACCGGCCAATGGGAAAAGGTCGAAGTGTACGAAATCGATGATCAACTGCCTTTAGGTCATGGGGAAAAGTCGGTTATGCTGCTGCAGAAGTTCATTCCTTTGACGGAGGAGGAAATGCTCGCTATTCGTTGGCATATGGGCGGTTTTGACGATACGGCGCGTTCCTATGCTGGCGGGCAGAGCCTGTCCGGCGCCATGAAACGTTACGCGTTAGTGCCGGCCTTGCATATGGCTGATATGGCTACCTGCTATTTTACCGGAAAATGA
- the rmuC gene encoding DNA recombination protein RmuC has protein sequence MDTATIVLLAAAIVQLVLILWLLQKISRLGNAKEESETDKEKLRQELQESRRELRETLQDFNDSVLRRLAEHMGMQLQQTESMSSHLQNLTQAQERRQEHLRQSLEAQMESLRLESGRRLEEIRAMVDERLQQTLERKLGESFQWVSERLEMVHKGLGEMQNLAASVGDLKKVLTNVKTRGTWGEIQLAALLSDVLAPEQYAANVAVVPGRNERVEFALRLPGQGEKGCIWLPVDAKFPQEDFLRLQEAREAGDAEGQENAAKKLEQRLRLEAKSIAEKYVSPPHTTDFALLFLPTEGLYAEVLQRPGLAEELLHRHRVVVTGPMTLAALLNSLQLGFRTLAIEQRSAEVWELLGAVRGEFARFGLLLEKTQKKLQEASFSIESAAKTSRSMEQRLSSLQQWRSEGVLDEPDNL, from the coding sequence ATGGATACTGCGACGATAGTTTTGTTGGCGGCGGCCATTGTGCAATTGGTATTAATACTATGGCTTCTCCAAAAAATCAGCCGTTTAGGCAATGCCAAAGAAGAGTCGGAAACAGACAAAGAAAAGCTGCGCCAGGAACTGCAGGAAAGCCGTCGAGAACTGCGGGAAACACTGCAGGATTTTAATGATTCCGTGCTGCGTCGTCTGGCGGAGCATATGGGTATGCAGCTGCAGCAGACGGAAAGTATGTCCAGCCACTTGCAGAACCTGACGCAGGCGCAGGAACGACGCCAAGAGCATCTGCGGCAAAGCTTGGAGGCGCAAATGGAGTCTTTGCGTCTGGAAAGCGGACGACGCCTGGAAGAAATCCGCGCTATGGTGGACGAACGGCTGCAACAGACGCTGGAAAGAAAGCTGGGAGAAAGCTTCCAATGGGTAAGCGAGCGGCTGGAAATGGTGCACAAAGGATTGGGCGAGATGCAAAACCTTGCCGCCAGTGTGGGTGATTTGAAAAAAGTGCTGACAAATGTTAAGACCCGAGGAACCTGGGGAGAGATCCAATTAGCCGCCCTTTTATCAGATGTATTGGCTCCTGAGCAGTATGCAGCGAATGTGGCGGTAGTTCCAGGGCGCAACGAGCGGGTGGAGTTTGCGTTGCGCCTGCCTGGACAAGGAGAAAAGGGATGTATTTGGCTGCCTGTGGATGCGAAGTTTCCGCAGGAAGACTTTTTGCGTCTTCAAGAGGCGCGAGAAGCCGGCGATGCCGAGGGACAGGAAAATGCGGCCAAAAAGCTGGAGCAGCGACTGCGTTTAGAAGCTAAGAGCATCGCAGAAAAATATGTTTCTCCGCCGCATACGACCGATTTTGCCTTGTTGTTCTTGCCTACGGAAGGTTTATATGCCGAGGTTCTGCAGCGTCCTGGTTTGGCTGAGGAACTGCTGCACCGCCATCGGGTCGTAGTGACGGGCCCGATGACCCTGGCAGCGCTCTTGAATAGTTTGCAGCTAGGCTTTCGAACGCTGGCCATTGAGCAGCGCAGCGCGGAAGTATGGGAGTTGTTGGGGGCGGTGCGAGGGGAATTTGCCCGCTTCGGTCTGCTGTTGGAAAAAACGCAGAAAAAGCTGCAAGAAGCCTCTTTTTCCATCGAAAGCGCAGCCAAGACATCGCGGAGTATGGAGCAGCGCTTATCTTCGCTGCAGCAATGGCGCAGTGAAGGAGTTCTTGACGAGCCGGACAATTTGTGA
- a CDS encoding TMEM165/GDT1 family protein: MTAFLAAMIFVVLAEMGDKTQLLALALAGRYSWKTVMSGILVATLLNHLLAVLAGHYLQYVMPMMYVQIAAAVSFIFFGIWTIRGDELGDADKATCYTPFCTVVVAFFLAEMGDKTQLATVALAAQYQEIIPVWMGTTTGMMIADGMAIVVGGMLLKRLPEQAVKWTAAVIFVLFGIYGLYESLPAPWNAPAFLGVVAVVSAILMGLVHRWQCRASQESNSNS; the protein is encoded by the coding sequence ATGACAGCTTTTTTGGCGGCTATGATTTTTGTGGTATTGGCGGAAATGGGCGACAAGACCCAGCTTTTAGCCTTGGCGTTGGCAGGCAGGTATTCCTGGAAAACCGTGATGAGCGGCATTCTCGTGGCGACGCTGCTCAATCATTTGCTGGCGGTGCTGGCTGGGCATTATTTGCAGTATGTGATGCCTATGATGTACGTACAAATTGCCGCCGCAGTATCCTTTATCTTTTTCGGTATTTGGACCATTCGCGGGGATGAGCTTGGGGATGCGGACAAGGCTACCTGTTATACGCCGTTTTGCACCGTAGTGGTGGCGTTCTTTTTGGCGGAAATGGGAGATAAGACGCAGCTGGCTACAGTAGCCTTGGCTGCTCAGTATCAAGAAATTATACCGGTTTGGATGGGGACGACTACGGGGATGATGATTGCCGACGGCATGGCGATTGTTGTAGGCGGCATGCTGCTTAAGCGCCTGCCGGAGCAGGCGGTCAAATGGACAGCGGCTGTTATCTTTGTGCTTTTTGGTATCTATGGGCTGTATGAATCGTTGCCGGCTCCATGGAATGCGCCTGCGTTTTTGGGTGTAGTGGCCGTGGTGAGCGCTATTTTGATGGGACTTGTGCATCGCTGGCAATGCAGAGCATCGCAAGAAAGCAATAGCAATAGTTGA
- the trxA gene encoding thioredoxin — MALHTIATEEEFQTLVIEAGKPVLVDFWAPWCGPCKMIAPELESLAPEYADKAAIIKVNVDDFPAVAQRYKVMGIPTLLIFKEGKEVSRLVGFRPKKELVAALDAVL, encoded by the coding sequence ATGGCTTTGCATACCATTGCAACAGAAGAAGAATTTCAAACCCTGGTGATTGAAGCGGGCAAGCCGGTTTTGGTTGATTTTTGGGCTCCTTGGTGCGGGCCTTGCAAAATGATTGCTCCTGAATTGGAGTCGCTGGCGCCTGAATACGCGGATAAAGCGGCTATTATTAAAGTGAATGTCGACGACTTTCCTGCGGTGGCGCAGCGGTACAAGGTCATGGGCATTCCTACGCTGCTTATCTTCAAGGAGGGCAAAGAAGTCTCCCGTTTGGTGGGGTTTCGGCCTAAAAAGGAATTAGTAGCGGCCTTGGATGCGGTGCTGTAA
- a CDS encoding response regulator transcription factor, whose translation MEKTKILIADDDKQIRQLLALYFEKEGFAVVEAADGTEALRFYEEQKPQLLLLDVMMPGQDGLEVCRRVRRVSEVPVILLTAKGEDEDRINGLDLGADDYITKPFNPREVVARVKAVLRRSQHTWREEESLQYDELDVNLAERSVRVAGVEVELTAKEMELLWYLAKHPGRVFSREQLLEAIWGYEYFGDTRTVDTHIKRLRQKIAAGRTNGAWDIRTVWGVGYKFEVGV comes from the coding sequence ATGGAAAAAACAAAGATTTTAATTGCAGATGACGACAAGCAGATACGTCAGCTCTTGGCGCTTTATTTTGAAAAAGAAGGCTTTGCCGTAGTGGAAGCCGCTGACGGAACAGAGGCTCTGCGTTTTTACGAAGAACAAAAGCCGCAACTGCTGCTGCTGGATGTTATGATGCCGGGACAGGATGGACTAGAGGTATGCCGCCGTGTGCGGCGGGTGTCTGAGGTGCCCGTTATTTTGCTGACGGCTAAAGGAGAGGATGAGGATCGCATCAATGGCCTGGACTTAGGGGCTGATGATTATATAACGAAACCCTTCAATCCGCGGGAAGTTGTGGCTCGAGTCAAAGCGGTCCTGCGGCGTTCTCAGCATACTTGGCGCGAAGAAGAGTCCTTGCAATATGATGAGTTGGATGTCAATTTAGCGGAGCGCAGCGTACGTGTGGCTGGCGTAGAGGTGGAATTGACCGCTAAAGAGATGGAATTGCTGTGGTATTTGGCTAAGCATCCTGGTCGGGTTTTCTCCCGTGAACAATTACTGGAAGCTATTTGGGGCTACGAATATTTCGGAGATACCCGCACGGTTGATACGCACATCAAGCGCCTGCGCCAAAAAATAGCCGCAGGCCGAACCAACGGAGCCTGGGATATTCGCACGGTATGGGGCGTGGGTTATAAGTTTGAAGTAGGAGTGTAA
- a CDS encoding ATP-binding protein — protein MARALRYQIWSRYIGIIILALLLAFAGSYMLIRQYVLEQRTADLVRKGTQLSLLVAASRQQEDGYRELRQLVEVLDSFLDARIWVVDRQGGILALSGGMMPPAAGGTHLNHGDAMPHGRGMMQGQGRGMMMQGGARLAGPLQEVLQGQIVRRTFFHDFYQEQMLVVAVPVPGAEAGSVEGAVVLHVPLQGVEAWLQRVRWHLGVVAVICLLASLLVGQRLSRQIACPLESLRQATQHIAGGEYHRRVPVEGPAELADVAQSFNAMAASLEKSALEMEKQEGLRRDFVANVSHELRTPLTIIRGYNEALADGTAAEQQRQQYHALIRDEALRLERLIADLLDISRLRAGVVEMEKERILLQSLVAGVVQLVEKLAQEKGLLLETNFSEELFVYGDGDRLTQLLLILLDNALRHTEQGGVRIESGRGADGRAFLRINDTGHGIPAEALPYIWERFYKVDKAHSRDGGGTGLGLAVAKEIMNLHGIEVEAASIVGAGTSFMLRFPPDLI, from the coding sequence GTGGCCAGAGCATTGCGTTATCAAATTTGGTCCCGTTATATCGGCATTATTATTTTAGCCTTGCTTTTAGCGTTTGCCGGTTCGTACATGCTGATTCGCCAGTACGTATTGGAACAGCGCACTGCGGATTTAGTGCGGAAGGGGACGCAACTGAGTCTCTTGGTGGCGGCTTCGCGTCAGCAAGAAGACGGCTACCGGGAACTGCGGCAGTTGGTAGAGGTATTGGATTCGTTTTTGGATGCCCGTATTTGGGTGGTGGATCGTCAGGGCGGAATTCTGGCTTTGTCTGGCGGGATGATGCCTCCGGCGGCAGGGGGAACACATTTGAATCATGGCGATGCTATGCCCCATGGGCGTGGCATGATGCAGGGACAAGGACGCGGCATGATGATGCAAGGAGGAGCGCGACTGGCGGGACCATTGCAGGAAGTGCTGCAGGGGCAAATTGTCAGGCGTACTTTTTTTCATGACTTCTATCAAGAGCAAATGCTTGTGGTTGCGGTACCGGTGCCTGGAGCTGAAGCAGGAAGTGTCGAAGGGGCGGTTGTATTGCATGTGCCGCTCCAAGGCGTGGAAGCGTGGCTGCAACGAGTGCGGTGGCATTTGGGGGTTGTCGCGGTTATTTGTCTGTTGGCCTCCTTGCTAGTCGGCCAGCGCTTAAGCCGCCAGATTGCGTGTCCATTGGAGAGCTTGCGTCAAGCGACGCAGCATATTGCTGGTGGCGAGTATCATCGCCGGGTACCTGTAGAAGGGCCGGCGGAATTGGCGGATGTGGCGCAAAGTTTTAATGCCATGGCGGCCAGCCTAGAGAAATCGGCGTTGGAAATGGAGAAGCAAGAAGGGCTGCGGCGGGATTTTGTGGCCAATGTATCTCATGAGCTGCGCACGCCATTAACCATTATCCGTGGCTACAACGAGGCGCTGGCAGACGGTACGGCAGCAGAGCAGCAACGGCAGCAATACCATGCCTTGATTCGTGACGAAGCGTTGCGTTTAGAGCGGCTGATTGCCGACTTGCTTGATATAAGCCGCTTGCGGGCTGGCGTCGTGGAAATGGAAAAGGAACGTATTTTGCTGCAAAGTCTGGTAGCTGGCGTGGTACAGTTGGTGGAGAAATTGGCCCAAGAAAAAGGGTTGCTGTTGGAAACAAACTTTTCCGAAGAACTCTTTGTGTACGGCGATGGGGATCGGTTAACGCAACTGTTGTTGATTCTTTTGGATAATGCCTTGCGTCATACAGAACAGGGGGGCGTTCGCATTGAATCTGGCCGCGGCGCAGATGGGCGGGCTTTTTTGCGTATCAACGATACCGGACATGGCATTCCGGCAGAAGCGTTGCCTTATATTTGGGAACGCTTTTATAAGGTTGACAAGGCGCACAGCCGCGATGGCGGCGGCACGGGTCTGGGGCTGGCGGTAGCCAAAGAGATTATGAATTTGCATGGCATTGAGGTGGAAGCAGCCAGTATTGTAGGAGCAGGAACCTCCTTTATGCTGCGCTTTCCGCCGGATTTGATTTGA